Part of the Desulfobacteraceae bacterium genome is shown below.
CCTTTTCGAAGGAGGCGTAGAACGTCGAGAGAATCTCCTGGGAGTTCATCTGGGCCGACTCGATGCGGTCCAGGCTTTCCTCCAGCTTGGCGGTGAAATCCACGTCGATCACGTCCGGAAAGCTCTGCACGAGCAGATCGTTGACGATGAATCCCAATTCGCTGGGCCGGAAATACCCCTTTTCCAGCGATACGTAGCCTTTTTCGCGGATGGTGGACAGAATCGCGGCATAGGTGCTGGGGCGGCCGATGCCGTTTTCTTCCAGTTCCTTGACCAGCGAGGCCTCGGAAAAGCGCGGCGGCGGCTGGGTGAAATGCTGCTTGGGTTCGTAGTTTTTCAGCGCAAGAACCATCCCCACGCTGAGTTCGGGGAGATTGTCGCTGCGCTTTTCGCTTTCCAGCTCCTCGTCCACCGACATGTATAGCGCCATGAAACCGGGAAACTTGACCGAAGAACCGGTGGCGGTAAAGGTGAAGGGCCCGGCATCGATGGTGACGGTGTTACGGTTGATCTGGGCCGCCGGCATCTGGGAGGCGACGAAGCGCTGCCAGATCAGACGGTAGAGGGCCAGCTGGTCCTGGGTCAGGTGGGCTGCGACCTCCTCCGGGCTGCGCAGCACCGAGGTCGGGCGGATGGCCTCATGGGCGTCCTGGGCCTTGTTTTTGTTTTTGAAAAAGCGCGGCTTGCCGATGGCGTAGGGCTCCCCGAAACGTTCGGTGATCAGCTGGAGGGCCGCCTCGGCCGCCTCCTGGGCGATGCGGGTGGAGTCCGTGCGCATGTAGGTGATCAGCCCGACCGGCTCGCCCGGGCCTAGATCGATCCCCTCGTAGAGTTGCTGGGCCACCACCATGGTCTTTTTGGCCGAAAAGCGCAGCCGGCGGATGGCCTCCTGCTGCAGCTTGCTGGTGGTGAAGGGCGGCAGGGGGTTGCGCTGGGTGGTGCGCTTGTGAACATTGGCCACTGTTAGTGGGGCGCCCGCCAGTTCAGCGAGTATCCCGTCGGCGGCCGCCTGGTCGGGGATGGTCAGTTTTTTTCCGTTTTTTTTGACTAGTTTGGCGTCGAAGGGCGGGGGACTGTCGCCCTCCAGGTGGGCGGTGATCGACCAGTACTCCTCCGGCAAAAAGGCCTGAATCGCTTTTTCACGCTCGCAGATGATCCGCACGGCTACCGACTGTACCCGACCGGCGCTGAGGCCGCTTTTGACCTTGCGCCACAGCAGCGGCGAGATCTGGTAGCCCACCAGGCGGTCCAGAATGCGCCGCGCCTGCTGGGCCTCATACTTGTTGCGGTGCAGCGGTTCGGGGGCCGCCATGGCCGCCCGGATGGCGTTGCGGGTCAGTTCGTGGAACAGCACGCGGTGAAACTGGCGCCCCTTTTTCTTGAGGACCTCGGCCGTGTGCCAGGCGATCGCCTCGCCCTCGCGGTCCGGGTCGGGGGCCAGAAAAACCTCCGTGGCGTCACCGGCCGCCTTTTTCAGGGCGCTGATGACCTTCTGTTTGCCGGGGATGGTGTGGTACTGCGGGGTGAAGCCGTTTTCGATGTCGATCCCCATTTCCTTGCTGGGCAGGTCCTTGATGTGGCCTACGGTGGCGGCCACATTGAAATCCTCGCCCAGGTATTTTTTGATGGTACGCACTTT
Proteins encoded:
- the topA gene encoding type I DNA topoisomerase — encoded protein: MTKPLVVVESPTKVRTIKKYLGEDFNVAATVGHIKDLPSKEMGIDIENGFTPQYHTIPGKQKVISALKKAAGDATEVFLAPDPDREGEAIAWHTAEVLKKKGRQFHRVLFHELTRNAIRAAMAAPEPLHRNKYEAQQARRILDRLVGYQISPLLWRKVKSGLSAGRVQSVAVRIICEREKAIQAFLPEEYWSITAHLEGDSPPPFDAKLVKKNGKKLTIPDQAAADGILAELAGAPLTVANVHKRTTQRNPLPPFTTSKLQQEAIRRLRFSAKKTMVVAQQLYEGIDLGPGEPVGLITYMRTDSTRIAQEAAEAALQLITERFGEPYAIGKPRFFKNKNKAQDAHEAIRPTSVLRSPEEVAAHLTQDQLALYRLIWQRFVASQMPAAQINRNTVTIDAGPFTFTATGSSVKFPGFMALYMSVDEELESEKRSDNLPELSVGMVLALKNYEPKQHFTQPPPRFSEASLVKELEENGIGRPSTYAAILSTIREKGYVSLEKGYFRPSELGFIVNDLLVQSFPDVIDVDFTAKLEESLDRIESAQMNSQEILSTFYASFEKELHEAAERMLSVKGVGLRTDLKCPKCGRPLHIKMGKNGHFLACSGYPECKFTRDYVRDEKGNLQIVAVENGEPTEKTCDKCGRPMVVKQGKFGKFLACSGYPECSHTQSLNANGPGEPIGVKCPETGCGGEILEKRSKRGKIFYGCSRYPDCKFATWDKPVATPCPRCGAPFLAEKTTKKSGTLRVCLSPGCGYKAPLE